In Methanosarcinales archaeon, the sequence TTGGCAGATGATAAATGGTCTGAGCTAATCAATGCACCACGTAATAGTGCTGCATATCTTCGTTTCTCTTTTGGAATGGTTGAAAGTTGTCCGTATCTACTTGAGCGAGACAGCCACTCACGTGATAGTCCGATATCTGCAAGGTCAGGAATTATGTTGAGTTCCCACTCATGCTGTCCGGTTTCCCTGCATAATCTATTCCACATAGTTAGAAGGTCTGTTGATGTTTCATACCATTCCTGTTGCATTTTAGTACATACCGGTGCAAGATCTTCCAAATCTTCCATGAAAGGAATTTGCGGTTCAGGTAATGTTTTCTCATTAGTTATTGCAATATCCGGCAAAATACTTCTATGATGTGTCAAAATGGCAAATAATTGTTCTTCGGTGATACCTCTAAATGTTGCTGCAAACGTAGCAGAAATAATTTCGTGACGTTTTCCACCCCAGTTTTTAGTGCGTTTATACATAACATCCTGAAAACCACTCGCTGATTTTCCAATGTCGTGCACAAGAGAACAGAAAAGTAAATCGGTTTTTAATTTTTCACGGTAATCTTTACTAAATGGTGCCCTATCTGCAATTGCGGATGCAATATTTGTACAATCCAGTAAATGGTCAAAGAGTGTTGTTTTGCCATCACTCTTTGCCATCAATTCCTGCCCATTCATGGAGATAGATGGCATGTTCCTCATCCGCGTCATTATTAATATGGTATAAATTCGGATTTTTAACGATTGAGCCTGCAGAAACAACCTGAAATAAACGAATATTTATAGGATTTCTCGTCATACCAGTTACTCTGTTATCGAAAAATTCAGGCAGTCTTAGCATCCTCCCACCAATATTTTCCTGAGGAAATGGCATGAGCGTTGTGCCGACCTTCCCAGTTTGTTTCTGTGTCACATCTATGGTTTCGACATTCTCAATCCATGTTAAATCCTGTGACCTTCCGAATGTTGGAATTCCTGCGGGTCGCCTGAGAATATCAAAAAAATCCATATTATCAAGATATAATTCTAAAACTGGATATGTATGGAATTCATATGATCTTATGGCTGTTCCTTTAGTGTGGGGTCGTAATTTATTGTTTTTAAATTCAAATCTGTGACTGGTCTCCATATCTACACCCAATCCAGCACCAAAAACATCTTCACCAAAACGATATTCAAAACCTATTCTAACATCATCTGGATAAACTTCTCTTCCTGCGCAGCATCCGAGAAACCCAAGCAGTGTAGAGTAAGATGGCACAGGCGCACATAGAGATTTACCGCTCACGACAAGAGGAATTCTAAACGTTGCTGTAATTCCCCGAATGGTGGCACGGACTAGTTTATCCATTTAATAAAACCCTCCGAGCATAAGCGACTCAACTTGCTTTGTCACTGTTGTTTCGATCATATCCAAGATGTGCTATACTGAATTTTTTCGCCACGTTGATTGGTGTATCAATAATGAACATTGAATCGCTTGTACCAAGTGCACGTATTGTTTCTTCGTTCTTTGGACTAAGATAGCCATTTCGAATTCCAATATATATTGGAGTGACCAATCGATCCGCGTAATCCAATGCAATCTCTTTAAGTGTTTCCACTTTTA encodes:
- the cas5 gene encoding CRISPR-associated protein Cas5; the protein is MDKLVRATIRGITATFRIPLVVSGKSLCAPVPSYSTLLGFLGCCAGREVYPDDVRIGFEYRFGEDVFGAGLGVDMETSHRFEFKNNKLRPHTKGTAIRSYEFHTYPVLELYLDNMDFFDILRRPAGIPTFGRSQDLTWIENVETIDVTQKQTGKVGTTLMPFPQENIGGRMLRLPEFFDNRVTGMTRNPINIRLFQVVSAGSIVKNPNLYHINNDADEEHAIYLHEWAGIDGKE